The segment GTTTGCCACCAACTCCAATCCATTTTCCTTGATGGACGTCATTTTCTTTCTTGTTTCGATGAAGGAGAAGATATTCCTTACCATTATCAATGTAGCAAATCGTAGCCAGTTGGACAGGTTTTTTGGTCATAGTAGCTCCTTGTAGTTGATTTATCCTATTATACCACAAAGGTGAGAGTGTCTGGCATTCTGAACGGGGACAGTTTGTTGTTTAGAATGTTGAAAGCCCTTTTCTGAAAACAGTTTTTAGGGTATAATAAGAACATCAAACTATTTAGGATGCATTATGTCAAAACAAGAACAAATCGAACAAACCATTTATCAATTATTGGAATTATTGGGTGAAGACCCGAATCGTGAAGGTTTATTAGATACGCCTAAACGGGTCGCTAAGATGTATTTAGAAATGTTTAACGGCTTAGAAGAGGATCCCAAAGACCAATTTACAGCTGTCTTTTCAGAAGGTCATGAAGAGGTTGTTTTGGTGAAAGATATTCCCTTTCATTCTATGTGTGAACACCATCTTGTCCCATTTTATGGCATTGCACATGTCGCCTATATTCCGAGCAAGGGGCGTGTAACTGGTCTGAGTAAGCTAGCGCGTGCAGTGGAGGTGGCAAGCCGTCGCCCTCAATTGCAGGAGCGTTTAACTCATCAAGTTGCTCATGCACTTCAAGATGCTTTAGAGCCAGAAGGTGTTTTTGTTATGGTAGAAGCAGAGCATATGTGTATGAGTATGCGTGGGATTCGTAAGCCGGGTAGCAAGACAGTAACGACAGTTGCTCTTGGCACATACAAGGAAGATGCCATCTTGCGCCGTGAACTCTTATCCATGATCCACAATAAATAGGAGGTCCTATGTCAATCGAACAGTTAGCGAATCAAGTAACCATTATGGGGATTC is part of the Streptococcus suis genome and harbors:
- the folE gene encoding GTP cyclohydrolase I FolE; amino-acid sequence: MSKQEQIEQTIYQLLELLGEDPNREGLLDTPKRVAKMYLEMFNGLEEDPKDQFTAVFSEGHEEVVLVKDIPFHSMCEHHLVPFYGIAHVAYIPSKGRVTGLSKLARAVEVASRRPQLQERLTHQVAHALQDALEPEGVFVMVEAEHMCMSMRGIRKPGSKTVTTVALGTYKEDAILRRELLSMIHNK